The Vidua macroura isolate BioBank_ID:100142 unplaced genomic scaffold, ASM2450914v1 whyUn_scaffold_205, whole genome shotgun sequence genome segment attcccagggaaatcTCAGCTGGAATGGGaagaattcctggaattccgAGTGAAAATCTCAGAATTCCGACGGGAATTCCTGGTGAAAGTCCCGGAAATTCCAGCGAAATCCCAGCCAGAATGAGCAGAATTCCCGGAATTCTGAGTGAAAATCTCAGAATTCCGAgtggaattcctggaattcccgaTGAAATCCCAGCTGGAACGTGCGGAATTTCCGGAATTCCGGCAGAAATCCCTGGAATTCCGCAGgaaattcccggaattccgCAGGAAATGTCGACGTCCGGGGATTCGCTGTCGCTGCTGAGCCTCCAGACCATCGCCTCAGACCTGCAGAAATTCGACTCCGTGGAACATTTGGCGGGAATTCCCGGAATTTCGGGAATTCCGGACGCGCTGAGCCTGCACAGCGAGGAGCTGGGGGGAGGGCCGGGAGAGGCGGCGGAATTTCCGGCACCACCGGAGCGTCAGCCTCTGAGTTTGGGGGGAAATCCGGGAATTCCGAGGGGAAAGGCcaggaaatacagagaaatcCAATGTAAttctaaaaaaatcccaatgaaattccacaaaaatcccaggaaatcccacaaaatcaaaaaaaaccctgagaaatccccaaaaattccaacGAAATCCCACAAAGTTCCAAGGAAATTCCAAAAAATCCCATGGAAATCCcacaaaatcccagaaaaacccaaagcatttcaaggaaatcctggaaaattccaggaaatcccaaaaagtccccaaaaaatcccaggaactcccaaaaattcccaaaaaatcctcaggaaatcctgaaaaattccccaaaattccccccaaaaaagccccaaaaccctggaaaatcccccaaaactccaaggaaatcccaaaaaatcctgaaaaatttccagggggaaaaaaaaaaaaaaaattctggattcccaaaaaattcccaaaaaattccaatgGAATTACTGGAGGGCATTTTGGTGATAAATCCTGGAAATGTTTTTGGGAACAAATCCCTGGAATTTAAGGGATAAATcattggaatttttgggatttggagTTAAGTCCGTggaatttgagatttttttttgggaataaatccccaaaatttaggaatttttgggaaaaaatctctgggctttaaatttttaaaatttcaattcttttaaatccctggaatttgagatttttttgggaatccctggaatttgggattttttgggaataaatccctggaatttggggattttgggaatcccacccagaattcccaaattttttgGGGGATaattccccttttcccaccccaaaaccacgACAGGAACCCAATTGCACTAAAGGGGGGGGtcgggaatttttgggaattctggaatttttggggaggggCCTGTGATGAGAACCCCCCAGTTTGAGGCAGCCCCGGGAATTTCCACGGATTTcacatcccaaaaatcctcccCCAACCCCGCTGGAATtacaggaaatttcaggaatttgggaattttgggggggaaaacaTCCCGGAAAATTGTTGATATCAATAAAATTCCTTCTTGTTgtaattccttcttttcttaTCTCGACATTTCCAAGTTTTTTCTTGCCTcatccatggatttttttttaattattcccctttttttttttttgagaattttttggtgttttcctctttatttttggGGACTTTCCCAGTTTTCTTGGATGatttttatcccaattttttcctcccaggaaaactcccccaaaaaatggaaaaaataaaaaaagggaaaattctcCCCCAAAAAAGGTAGGAaagcccaaaacaaaaaccaggaaaatccACCCAAAAAGTGGGAAGATTCACCAAAAAATGGGAaacacctgggaaaaaaatggaaaaccaaaaataaaggtgggaaaataacaaaaaatggGAATGCCTGCCAAAAAAATGAGAATATCCaccaaaaaaatgggaaaactttCCCAAAAATTGGGAATATGCACCCAAAAAAATGGGAAACCccagaaaaaatgggaatgtctaaaaaaaccccaggaaaatcccccaaaatggGAATATCCACCCAAAATTGGGACTATCCAgccaaaaaatggaaatatccatctaaaaaatgggaaaactaCGCAAGAAAATGGGAAgatccctggaaaaaaaatgggagcatccccccaaaaaatgggaaaaaaaacccaaaaatgagGAATATCCACcccaaaaattgggaaaaatcccagaaaattgGGAATAGACTCCCAAAACCTGGGAATTTCCCCAGTCCTGGCTTCGGCACTGATTTTCCACAGACAAAGGAAACTCCAGGcaggaaaatttgggaattaCTGGTTTATTTCTACTCCTGGAAAAGGCTCTGGGAgaaaattcctgatttttttcccggaaaaatgaaaattcagctTCGTCGCCACCTCAGAAATTCAGGAATTTTCCAGAATTTTGGGAGAATTCTGAcggttttttcccaaatttttcaatgtttaacccccccttttctttttctttcaatttttccataattttctcacatttcctttatttttccattattttcccacatttccccacatttttcccatttttccgTAATGTTTCCATCATTTCACCACATTTTCCcgtttttcctttatgtttccattatttttccatatttttccaccttttcccacatttcccaacattttcccatttttttcctcattttcccacatttttccatattttctcccacatttttcatttatttttccaatattttttccacattttccccacattttcccacatttccccacattttttcacatttttcctttatttttccattttttttccacatttcccacatttttccaCAATTtcccacaaaaccaacaaatccCTCCCAGAAAATCTCCagaatttttctccattttctcgCTGAAATCTTCGCAATTCCTgagttttcctcctcttccgggataaaaaaaatccatttccatCCTGAATTCCATATTTTCCTGGagcattttcccattttttctcctttcttgcaatttcttcttttcctaaaatcccttttttcatttttcctcatttttccctccctcattcccatttttctcccccctcctccccagcttcGGGAAAATCCAGAATTTTCCCTGCCCcgtcccagaaaaaaaaatttcccaaaaaattcACCACAAACATGGAAGGAAAATttgagaaaagataaaaaaaattcccccaaaaagtTCCCAAAAAAGTTTCCAAAACATTCccgaattttttttttttaaattccccaaaaagtcaaaaaaatattttaaaaaatttgaaaataattccccaaaaattcccatggAATTCCCGGAAAACGACAGCAACAATGTCAGATTTTGGGGTCAACCAATCCCAGTTGggcactgggaacactgggaggCGACTGGGACCATGGAATGATGGgaattccccatttccccacttaattaatgaattaattaaacCCTAATTAATTCGAGATCATTAATTTGGCATCAAATTTGAATGGGAATAAATGGAGACCAAACCCAACGTTGGGTCTTGGGTTGGCCAATCCCAgttgggcactgggagcactgggaataatgggaattcCCCCTCCGGTCATTAATTAGCATATTAATCATCCCCCAATTAATTAGATGTCATTAGTTAGCAGTCAGAATTCAATGGGACCAACCCAAGTTTGGGTCTTGGGGTCAGCCAATCCCAgttgggcactgggagcactgggaggcgACCGGAACCATGGAATGATGAgaattccccatttccccactTAATTATTGAATTAATTTACCCCTAATTCATTAGAGATCATTAATTAGCCATGAAAATTTGAATGGGAATGAGTTGGGACCCAACCCAACGTTGGGTCTTGGGTTGGCCAACCCCAGTTGGGCAccgggagcactgggaatgccGGGAACTGAGCGGAACCGCAGCAATCCCCCACCTCCCCCCTTAATGACCCAACCAACCCCGCCCCTAATTAACCACCTCGCTAATTACCCACCGGAAACCCCGGGAACGCCCGGCCCGGCAACGCCAACGCCCAGGGCAGCTCCAACGCCGCCGGCACAGCCGAGGAGCCCGGGAACGCCGGGAAGGCCAAACCTCCGGGCGCCGCCGGCGCCGCCGGCAccgaggacgaggaggaggaggaggagaaggaggaagaggaggaggagaaggacgaggacgaggcggcggcgccggcTTTGCCGTGGGTGCGCTGGTGCCGGTTGAGGTGCGAGCTGCGGCTGAAGCACTTGCCGCACTCCGGgcacttgtagggcttctcGCCGGTGTGCACGCGCCGGTGGATGGTGAGCTCGGAGCGCTGGATGAAGCTCTTGCCGCACTCGGAGCACTGGAAGGGTTTCTCGCCCAGGTGGATCCGTTGGTGCTTGATGAGGTTGGAGGAGACGCTGAAGCACTTCCCGCACTCCCGGCACTCGTAGGGTTTCTCGCCGGTGTGCATCCGGCGGTGTTTGGTGAGGTCGGATTTCTGGATGAAGCCTTTGCCGCACTCGGGACATTTGTAGGGTTTCTCGCCCAGGTGCGTGCGTCGGTGCTTGATGAGGTTGGAGCGCACGCCGAAGCTCTTGCCGCACTCGGGGCATTTGTAGGGTTTCTCCCCCGTGTGCATTCGCCGGTGTTTGGCCAACGCCGAATTTTGAGCGAAGCTCTTCCCGCATTCCGGGCACGCGTACGGCTTCTCGCCGGTCTGCGTGCCTTGATCCTTCAAATTCCCGGCATTCGACCCCAAACCCGACGCCAAACCAGACCCCAAATTTTTCCCGCACTCGTCGCATTCCTCCTCCTGCGCCGACCCCGCGCTGCAATCGCCGCACGGCTCCCCCAAAATCCGGCAGCGTTTTTGGAAGCTTTTCCCACCTTTTTTCCCGCCGTTCTTGCCGCATTCCCGGCACGGCTCCCGGTGGATTTTCCGGTGCCGCTCCAGGTGGGAACTTTGGGAAAAACTCTTGCCACAATTCCCGCAGCGGAAAGGCTTTTCCCCCATGTGGATTCGCCGGTGCCGATCCAGGTGGGAACTccaggaaaagcttttcccGCATTCCCGGCACTCGTAGGGTTTGCCGGGAGCATGGCCACGCCGGTGCTGCGCCAACGCCGCCGCCACGCCGAAACCCTTCCCGCATTCCGCGCATTTGTGGGGTTTCTCCGACGACTCCCGCCGGTTTTTGGGCATTTTGGGACTTTTCGGCGTTTTAGGCATCCCGCGTTCCAGCGGTTCCGGCGATCCCGCCCCGCACTCGGCGCAGCGCCCGGCGGGCTCGGCCGTGGCGTGGGTTCGGCGATGCCGATCCAGGTGGGAGCTCCAAGAGAAGCTCTTGCCACACTCCGGGCACTCGTAGGGTTTCTCTCCAGTGTGAATCCGCCGGTGCCgctccaggtgggaattccagTTGAACCCTTTGCCGCAATCGCCGCATTTGTAGGGTTTCTCTTCCAGGTGAAGCTTCTGGTGCTTCACCAAACCCGAACTCGCCGGGAAGCTCTTCCCGCAAACCCCGCACCGGCACGGCGCCGTGCCGCCGTGGATCCGCTGGTGCTGGATGAACGCCGAGCCGACGCTGAAGGATTTCCCGCAATCCGGGCATTTGTAGGGATTTTCCCCGGAATGCCGTCGTTGGTGGGTGACCAAGCTGGAGCTCAACCGGAAACTCTTCCCACATTCCGGGCATTTATGGGGTCGTTCCGTACCGCGCCGGCATTTCGGCAACGCCAAAGCTTTGCCGCAGTCGTGGCACCGGAGGTTTCGCGGCGGGAATTTCTTGAAGCTGCGGGTGCCGGATTTTCCTTGGTGTTTTCCCTGCGCTTTTCGGGATTGGGGTTCTGGGTTTGGCACCTCGGTGGTGCCGGGTTTGGCGCTGGCAGGGCTcgatggggatttggggttcggCGCCGGTGGTGTTCCCGGGATTTCGGATTTTTCCAGAGGGTGCGGCGGCGGCTCTTCCTCCTCGTTGTCGCTCGGCGAGGCCGGGGCGGCAtctggaggggggaaaaggggagttctggggaggtttttgggcggggtttgggggtcttggagggatttggggtcttGGGGAGGCTTTGGAGTcttggggacactttgggggtctttgggatttctggggggatttggagatt includes the following:
- the LOC128802860 gene encoding zinc finger protein 345-like isoform X2 — encoded protein: MQESYESVISLAEEIAISWPRITAFAESHRRRGLGADAAPASPSDNEEEEPPPHPLEKSEIPGTPPAPNPKSPSSPASAKPGTTEVPNPEPQSRKAQGKHQGKSGTRSFKKFPPRNLRCHDCGKALALPKCRRGTERPHKCPECGKSFRLSSSLVTHQRRHSGENPYKCPDCGKSFSVGSAFIQHQRIHGGTAPCRCGVCGKSFPASSGLVKHQKLHLEEKPYKCGDCGKGFNWNSHLERHRRIHTGEKPYECPECGKSFSWSSHLDRHRRTHATAEPAGRCAECGAGSPEPLERGMPKTPKSPKMPKNRRESSEKPHKCAECGKGFGVAAALAQHRRGHAPGKPYECRECGKSFSWSSHLDRHRRIHMGEKPFRCGNCGKSFSQSSHLERHRKIHREPCRECGKNGGKKGGKSFQKRCRILGEPCGDCSAGSAQEEECDECGKNLGSGLASGLGSNAGNLKDQGTQTGEKPYACPECGKSFAQNSALAKHRRMHTGEKPYKCPECGKSFGVRSNLIKHRRTHLGEKPYKCPECGKGFIQKSDLTKHRRMHTGEKPYECRECGKCFSVSSNLIKHQRIHLGEKPFQCSECGKSFIQRSELTIHRRVHTGEKPYKCPECGKCFSRSSHLNRHQRTHGKAGAAASSSSFSSSSSSFSSSSSSSSVPAAPAAPGGLAFPAFPGSSAVPAALELPWALALPGRAFPGFPVGN
- the LOC128802860 gene encoding zinc finger protein 345-like isoform X1, which gives rise to MFWQNLPKICGFHPKTELGWENELWKFPKFPKFPFFPPAAEEIAISWPRITAFAESHRRRGLGADAAPASPSDNEEEEPPPHPLEKSEIPGTPPAPNPKSPSSPASAKPGTTEVPNPEPQSRKAQGKHQGKSGTRSFKKFPPRNLRCHDCGKALALPKCRRGTERPHKCPECGKSFRLSSSLVTHQRRHSGENPYKCPDCGKSFSVGSAFIQHQRIHGGTAPCRCGVCGKSFPASSGLVKHQKLHLEEKPYKCGDCGKGFNWNSHLERHRRIHTGEKPYECPECGKSFSWSSHLDRHRRTHATAEPAGRCAECGAGSPEPLERGMPKTPKSPKMPKNRRESSEKPHKCAECGKGFGVAAALAQHRRGHAPGKPYECRECGKSFSWSSHLDRHRRIHMGEKPFRCGNCGKSFSQSSHLERHRKIHREPCRECGKNGGKKGGKSFQKRCRILGEPCGDCSAGSAQEEECDECGKNLGSGLASGLGSNAGNLKDQGTQTGEKPYACPECGKSFAQNSALAKHRRMHTGEKPYKCPECGKSFGVRSNLIKHRRTHLGEKPYKCPECGKGFIQKSDLTKHRRMHTGEKPYECRECGKCFSVSSNLIKHQRIHLGEKPFQCSECGKSFIQRSELTIHRRVHTGEKPYKCPECGKCFSRSSHLNRHQRTHGKAGAAASSSSFSSSSSSFSSSSSSSSVPAAPAAPGGLAFPAFPGSSAVPAALELPWALALPGRAFPGFPVGN